AGATCCCGCACTATTGCTATCACCCGAAACTTTCCGTCCCGGGGAATTGCCGCATGTGCCTTATCGAGATGGGCACACCCGGACGCGATCGTGCCACGGGAGAACCGATGCTCAACGACGATGGCAGTCCCAAGATAATGTGGGTTCCAAAGCCGGTGATTGGTTGCGCGACCAAGGTCTCCCCGGGCATGCACGTCCGCACGGAGTCCGAGACCGTCAAGGCCTGCCGCGAAGGGGTGATGGAATTCCTTCTCGTCAATCACCCGCTCGACTGTCCGATCTGCGACCAGGCAGGGGAGTGCCGCCTGCAGGAATTTGCGACGGATTATGGCCGTGGCTACAGCCGCTTTGTCGAGCAGAAGAATGTGAAGCCCAAGCGGACCCGCCTCGGGCCACGGGTCATGCTTGATGATGAGCGCTGCATTCTTTGTTCACGGTGCATCCGCTTTTGCGAGGAAATCGCGGAGGATCCAGTCCTTGGATTCATTGATCGCGGATCCTTCTCCACGTTGACCACTTTCCCCGGTAAGCAGCTGGAAAACAATTACTCCCTGAATACGGTGGACATCTGCCCGGTGGGAGCCCTGACCTCGACGGACTTCCGATTCAAGATGCGGGTCTGGTTCCTCAAGGAGACGCCTTCCATCGACACAGAATCAAGTGTTGGATGTAATACGGTTGTCGGCAGTCGCGAAGGAACAATTTATCGTATCACTCCGCGCAGGAATGATAACGTCAACGATACCTGGATGCCGGACAGCGGTCGGGAGTTGTATAAAATTGTCGATTCGGACGAGCGCCTTAACCGCTATGCCATCAATGGCCGTCCTGCCAAGGCAGAGGAAGCCATTGAGGAAGCCGCCGAGCTGCTCCGCACAGACAAGGTGGCGATTGTCGCCAGCGGTCGCCTGAGTCTTGAGGAGCAATACCTCTTGACCCGGATCCGGTCCGAGCTCGGTGATTCCGTTCCGACATTTCTTGTGGGTCGCACTGCTGAAGGTGACGGCAAGCTTCTTTCGGCCGACCGGAACCCGAATGTCCGTGGGGCCCTGCTGACCGGCCTCATTGATTCATACCCTGAAGCCCGCTTGGACAAGCTGAACGCACTGGTAAAGGACGGCAGCGTGAAGACGATCCTCGCCGTGGGGGAAGACATCACCGGTTGTGGCATCGAGGCGGAAGCCCTGACGGATGCCAAGCTGCTCTACATGGGAGTCGATCACGCCAACTGCACACAATACGCTGCGGTGGAAATACCTCTCCTGACAGTGTTTGAAAAATCAGGCACATTGGTGAACCAGCAGTTCCGGATACAGAAATTCGCGCAGGCGGTACCTGGCCCGGCCGGCGTGCTTCATGGTTTGAGTACTTTCACACGGCTCCTCAATTGCCTGAATCGCGATGTCGTCATTGCGCCGAGTCCTTCCGCGGTCTGGAAAGAGATGCAGGCGGTCATACCGGAGCTTTCCGGTATGGAATTTGAGCGTATCCCATCGACGGGAACCCTCGTTGATGGAGCCCGTTTTGATGGAATTCCCTTTGTCGAAGAAAAGGGACTGCATTTTGAACCGAATAACGCCTTAGCGGAGGCCTGATAGCATGGAACTGACTGAATTCGTCTGGCTCGTCACAAAAGCGCTGATCATGATCTCCGTGATCATGGGATGCGCGGCATACGCCGTGCTCCTTGAGCGGAAAGTGGCGGCTGTTATCCAGGGCCGTCCCGGTCCCAACCGGACCAAGATCCCTTTTCTGGGCAATATTCCGGTAATCGGCCCGATCATTACTCGTTTGGGTTTGTTCCAGCCAGCTGCTGACGGGCTCAAGTTCCTTTTCAAGGAAGATCCCTTCCCGAAGCATGTTAACGCCTTGTATTATCTTTTGGCCCCACTGATCGCCTTCATCCCGGCAATGACAACGATGATTGTCCTGCCGGTCGGTGTTTACACCACTGAGGCGGGTACTCTTGCCCCGATGGTTCTGGCCAATCTCGATATCGGCATCCTCTTCATTTTGGCGGTCTCCTCGCTGGGCGTTTACGGGATTATCCTTGGTGGATGGTCAGCCAACTCCAAGTACCCGTTCCTTGGTGGGATTCGTGCCTCGGCCCAGATGATTTCCTATGAGTTGGCGATGGGGCTTTCGCTTCTGCCTGTTTTCATGTGGTTTGGCGGCAGCTTGAATCTGTTCGACATTGCCCAGGGGCAAAACGAGCTCTTGTTCGGGTTTCTCCCGCAATGGACAATCGTTTACCAGCCATTGTCGGCACTGATTTTCCTGGTCGCGCTCTTCGCGGAAACAAACCGCCTTCCTTTTGACATGCCGGAATCCGAGACAGATCTCGTGGCTGGCTACAATACAGAATACGGTTCCTTCAAATTCGGGCTCTTCTTTGTGGGTGAATACGCCCATGTGATTGTCGGCTCAGGTGCCTTTGTCCTGCTCTTTCTGGGGGGATGGAATATTCCCTTTGTCACTTATCCGGAGGGAATCCTCGGATCCATGCTCTCAGTCAGCGTTTTCTTTTTCAAAGTTCTCGCGCTGGTCTTCTTTTTCATGTGGATCCGCTGGACTCTTCCGCGTTTCCGATATGACCAGGTCATGGCTCTCGGATGGCAGCGTTTGCTGCCCCTCGCCATCGCCAACCTTGTCTTCTACGCGATCCTGATCGCCCTCATTGAACAATTTTAATTATGGCTACCAAATTAGTTGAGCGGAAACCCCTGAGCCTTGCGGAACAAACTTATCTTCCGCAAATTGTGACTGGCCTGAAAATCACCATGAAGAACATGTTGAAGCCGCCGGTCACGCTTGAGTATCCGGAAGAGCGGCCTGAGATCCCGACCGGTTATCGTGGTGTTCCCACCCTCGTCAAGGATCCCAACGGCCGGGAAAAGTGCGTCAGCTGCCAGTTGTGCGAGTTTGTCTGTCCCCCCAAGGCCATCCGGATCACTCCGGGCGAAATCAGTGAGGAGAGTGAAAATGCCCATGTTGAGAAAGCACCGCGTGAGTTCGAGATCAACATGTTGCGCTGCATTTATTGCGGGTATTGCCAGGAAGTCTGCCCCGAAGAGGCTATTTTCCTGCAGGATATCTACTCTCTGAGCGGTTTTTCCCGTGAGGAAATGGTTTTCAAGAAAAAGAAGCTCTACGAAATTGGGGGAACGCTTCCGGATAACCATTTTAAATGGGGCAAAAAGAAGGATGCTGAGCTCTCCGGAAATCCGCACCATTAATCACCCGTGACTTTTACCTTCCAATCAAATTTGGCGATGTTCTAATGAGCGTCCTGTGATCATGAGAGAACTGCTCTTTCACTTTTTTGCCGCCCTGACAATCGTGCCCGCATTTTTTGTGGCCACGAGCCGTAAGCCGGTCAACGCAGCCATGAACATGCTGGTGTCCTTTGTTGGATTGTCGGCCCTGTTTGTCATGCTCGAGACTTACTTTCTGGCGATCCTTCAGGTGCTGGTGTACGCGGGGGCCATTGTGGTCCTCTTTTTGTTCATCATCATGTTGATTGACGCCGGCAAGTCGCCCCATCCCAAGCTGATCCGTTACCTGGCCAGCCTTGCGGCTCTCGCCCTGATGGTCTTTGCAGGTTATGCGCTGGTCTTTGGCGGGGGCTCTGGCCCGTTTGCCGAAATTTCCGTTGTCGCACCGGCAAACATGGCGCGAACTTTCGGGGTCGAATTGTTCACCCGATACCTGCTGCCCTTCCAGATAACCGGCTTCATGCTCCTGATCGCGATGGTCGGGGTCATCGTCATCAGCAAGAAAGCGGAAGCAGAAGGAGGTGCGGAATGACCGTTGCCCTCGAACACTACGTCTTTGTTTCCATCCTCCTCTTTGCCATCGGCTTCTTCGGGGTTCTTTTGAGAAAGAACACACTCGTGGTTTTCATGTGCCTCGAGTTGATGCTAAGCGCCTCGATCCTGGCCCTGATCGCCTTCTCGCGCTACAATGCCACGGCGGCCAACCCGCTCATGGAGGGGAATCTGTTTGTTCTATTTATCATCGCCATTGCCGCCTGTGAAGTATCGGTCGGACTGGCGATTATCGTGACCCTCTGGCGCCGTCATCAGACGGTGGAACTGAATGAAATCAACGAGTTGAAGCACTGATGGATCTGGGAACCGTACTTTCGGGAATTTTGCTGGCACCGCTAATCGCTGCCGGCCTGATCTGGATGTTTGCCCGCCAGCGGGCCGGTCTTGCAATGGCGCTTTCGCTCGCTGCTGCAGCCACCATCCTCGGTTTGAGCGCATGGCTTTTCTTCGGGCTTTGGAACGGTGAGGCCTACGAGGCCCAAGTCGAGTGGCTGACCCTGGGAAATTTCACGCTTTCAGTGGGCTTCCTGCTCAATGACTTGAGCGCGCTCATGTTATTCGTGGTTTCATTCGTCGGCTTCTGGATTCACTTGTTCAGTGTCGGGTATATGACCGATGACGGTGCACGCGGACGGTTTTTCGGTGGCTTATCAATTTTCATGTTCTCGATGCTGGGGATCGTCCTCGCCAACAATCTTTTCATGATGTTCATCTTCTGGGAACTGGTCGGCTTCAGTTCCTACATGTTGATTGGCCACTACCTGAAAACACAAGAGGCCTCGGATGCATCGAAGAAGGCCTTCATCGTGAACCGGGTGGGGGACTTCGGATTCCTGATCGGAATTATCCTCACTTTCTGGACCTTTGGTACGGTTTCTCTCAGTGAGCTGGCCGTCCAGACATCGCTCCAGCCCGAGCTGGTGACAACTCTTGGTGCGCTTCTCCTTTTCTGCGGGGTTCTCGGCAAGTCCGCGCAAATGCCGCTGCACGTCTGGTTGCCCGATGCAATGGCGGGCCCGACACCCATTTCCGCCTTGATCCATGCCGCAACAATGGTGGCCGCCGGGGTTTATTTCCTTGGGCGTACCGTGACTCTTTTCACTCCCGAAGCACTGACTACTGTCGCCTGGGTGGGAGTTGTGACCGCAGTCTGCGCTGCAATCTGGGCCTTCGGCCAGCGCGACATCAAGAAGATCCTTGCCTATTCGACGCTGTCCCAACTCGGTTACATGGTGGCAGGCTTTGGTCTGGGAACCCTTTACGGATTGCACCACGGAGATTCAGCGACCGCACTTTACTACGGCATTGGCGCATCGATGTTCCACTTGACAACGCATGCCTTTTTCAAGGCGCTCCTGTTCCTTGGATCCGGTTCGGTGATCCATGCCTGCCATCACGAGCAGGATATTTTCAAGATGGGTGGCCTGTACAAGAAAATGCCTTTGACGACCCTGACCTTTGGCGCGGGCGTGATCGCGATTGCCGGAATTCCTTTTATTGCCTCAGCCTTTTTCAGTAAGGATGCGATCCTTTATGTGGCCAAGTCCACCAGCCAGCCGGCATTTATTATCCTCACGGGAACGGCGCTCCTGACCGCCCTTTACATGGGCCGACTATTTGTCATCGCCTTCCTGGGCAAGCCCAACAGCGAATCCGCGGAGCATGCCCATGAATCCTCATGGACGATGGTCCTGCCCCTTGTTGTGCTTGCGGTTTTCTCGATTGGGGGCGGCTACCTCGTCATGTATCCAGAGGCCCTCCAAGTTTTGATTGGTACCTGGGTCCCGCATCCGCACGGAGCAGACCACACCCTGATGATCATCATCTCCACGGTCGCTTCCTTCGGCGGATTGATACTTGCCCGTATCATTTACGGTGCCGGCTCAACAACGGACACCCTCGAGGCCAAGATTCCGCCGGTTTACGCATTGGCAAAGTCGCGTTTCTATTTTGACGAGATGTACAACGGCTATGTCCGGTTGATCCAGGATCGCGTGGCCAACATTATCGGCTTTTTCGATACACTTTTCATTTCCGGCATGCTTGTCCGTGGATCGGCCGGTTTGGCTGGTTTGCTTGGCATAGCAGCCCGGCGTATGCACACCGGCAGTGTCGCCACCTACGTCTGGTGGTTTTTTGCCGGCCTTGTTCTTTTCGGCGCTTATGCCGGTGGGTTTCTTGATAGGATTTTCCAATGACACAGCACTTGCCAATAGCCTCCACGGGAGGGATGTGTGACTTTTTCCGAACCATTGGAGAGAGTTATCCGGTCCTGCATTCCTATCTGGTCATTTTT
This region of Oceanipulchritudo coccoides genomic DNA includes:
- a CDS encoding complex I subunit 1/NuoH family protein; amino-acid sequence: MELTEFVWLVTKALIMISVIMGCAAYAVLLERKVAAVIQGRPGPNRTKIPFLGNIPVIGPIITRLGLFQPAADGLKFLFKEDPFPKHVNALYYLLAPLIAFIPAMTTMIVLPVGVYTTEAGTLAPMVLANLDIGILFILAVSSLGVYGIILGGWSANSKYPFLGGIRASAQMISYELAMGLSLLPVFMWFGGSLNLFDIAQGQNELLFGFLPQWTIVYQPLSALIFLVALFAETNRLPFDMPESETDLVAGYNTEYGSFKFGLFFVGEYAHVIVGSGAFVLLFLGGWNIPFVTYPEGILGSMLSVSVFFFKVLALVFFFMWIRWTLPRFRYDQVMALGWQRLLPLAIANLVFYAILIALIEQF
- a CDS encoding NuoI/complex I 23 kDa subunit family protein, with the protein product MATKLVERKPLSLAEQTYLPQIVTGLKITMKNMLKPPVTLEYPEERPEIPTGYRGVPTLVKDPNGREKCVSCQLCEFVCPPKAIRITPGEISEESENAHVEKAPREFEINMLRCIYCGYCQEVCPEEAIFLQDIYSLSGFSREEMVFKKKKLYEIGGTLPDNHFKWGKKKDAELSGNPHH
- the nuoL gene encoding NADH-quinone oxidoreductase subunit L → MDLGTVLSGILLAPLIAAGLIWMFARQRAGLAMALSLAAAATILGLSAWLFFGLWNGEAYEAQVEWLTLGNFTLSVGFLLNDLSALMLFVVSFVGFWIHLFSVGYMTDDGARGRFFGGLSIFMFSMLGIVLANNLFMMFIFWELVGFSSYMLIGHYLKTQEASDASKKAFIVNRVGDFGFLIGIILTFWTFGTVSLSELAVQTSLQPELVTTLGALLLFCGVLGKSAQMPLHVWLPDAMAGPTPISALIHAATMVAAGVYFLGRTVTLFTPEALTTVAWVGVVTAVCAAIWAFGQRDIKKILAYSTLSQLGYMVAGFGLGTLYGLHHGDSATALYYGIGASMFHLTTHAFFKALLFLGSGSVIHACHHEQDIFKMGGLYKKMPLTTLTFGAGVIAIAGIPFIASAFFSKDAILYVAKSTSQPAFIILTGTALLTALYMGRLFVIAFLGKPNSESAEHAHESSWTMVLPLVVLAVFSIGGGYLVMYPEALQVLIGTWVPHPHGADHTLMIIISTVASFGGLILARIIYGAGSTTDTLEAKIPPVYALAKSRFYFDEMYNGYVRLIQDRVANIIGFFDTLFISGMLVRGSAGLAGLLGIAARRMHTGSVATYVWWFFAGLVLFGAYAGGFLDRIFQ
- a CDS encoding 2Fe-2S iron-sulfur cluster-binding protein; translated protein: MSEENKQETVTIYIDGTAAEVPAGSNVVDAVESVGKEIPHYCYHPKLSVPGNCRMCLIEMGTPGRDRATGEPMLNDDGSPKIMWVPKPVIGCATKVSPGMHVRTESETVKACREGVMEFLLVNHPLDCPICDQAGECRLQEFATDYGRGYSRFVEQKNVKPKRTRLGPRVMLDDERCILCSRCIRFCEEIAEDPVLGFIDRGSFSTLTTFPGKQLENNYSLNTVDICPVGALTSTDFRFKMRVWFLKETPSIDTESSVGCNTVVGSREGTIYRITPRRNDNVNDTWMPDSGRELYKIVDSDERLNRYAINGRPAKAEEAIEEAAELLRTDKVAIVASGRLSLEEQYLLTRIRSELGDSVPTFLVGRTAEGDGKLLSADRNPNVRGALLTGLIDSYPEARLDKLNALVKDGSVKTILAVGEDITGCGIEAEALTDAKLLYMGVDHANCTQYAAVEIPLLTVFEKSGTLVNQQFRIQKFAQAVPGPAGVLHGLSTFTRLLNCLNRDVVIAPSPSAVWKEMQAVIPELSGMEFERIPSTGTLVDGARFDGIPFVEEKGLHFEPNNALAEA
- a CDS encoding NADH-quinone oxidoreductase subunit J family protein, which produces MRELLFHFFAALTIVPAFFVATSRKPVNAAMNMLVSFVGLSALFVMLETYFLAILQVLVYAGAIVVLFLFIIMLIDAGKSPHPKLIRYLASLAALALMVFAGYALVFGGGSGPFAEISVVAPANMARTFGVELFTRYLLPFQITGFMLLIAMVGVIVISKKAEAEGGAE
- the nuoK gene encoding NADH-quinone oxidoreductase subunit NuoK; this encodes MTVALEHYVFVSILLFAIGFFGVLLRKNTLVVFMCLELMLSASILALIAFSRYNATAANPLMEGNLFVLFIIAIAACEVSVGLAIIVTLWRRHQTVELNEINELKH